The window TCCATGGCGGAACGGGCAGCCATCAGCTCTGGCATTGAGGACCCTGTGCCAACGCTGCACCTGACTGAGCGAGGTGAGGAACCCAGGATGGTGGGGAAGCAGTGGGCCAAAGAGGAGGGGCTGACCCCTGACCCATCCTCACTACTGAGGGGCCGACCCCCACCTCTCCCCACAGACATCATCCTGAGCAGCACATCAGCACCTCCGGCCTCAGCTCAGCCACCGCTGCAGCTGTCAGAGGTGAACATACCGCTGTCGCTGGGTGTCTGTCCGCTGGGCCCTGTGCCCCTCACCAAGGAGCAGCTCTACCAGCAGGCCATGGAAGAGGCCGCCTGGCACCACATGCCCCACCCCTCTGACTCTGAGCGTATCCGGTGAGGGCCACAGGGAAGGGGGGTGGGCTGGGGCTCGAGTCTTAGCAAGGAGGCAGTGGCTAAACCTGTGAGGCTGTGGGTAGAGCGCCAGGCCCCTGACTTGGGCTCTCCACTGAAGGTCAGCACCGCCCTGGGTCTTTCTGTACCATCTCCCCCGTGGGGATGCAGTTCTGAGCACCCTTTTGATCAGGGCAGGACTAGTAGGCAGCTGGCACTGACCTTCCTGTTGCTCCCACAGGCAGTACCTTCCCCGGAACCCCTGTCCGACGCCCCCCTACCACCACCAGATGCCACCCCCACACTCGGACACTGTGGAGTTCTACCAGCGCCTGTCGACCGAGACACTCTTCTTCATCTTCTACTATCTGGAGGTACAGCAGGGCCCCCGGGGCAGCCTCGGGCCCCCCGGCttcgccgccaccgccgccgtcCCCCCTCGGGCTGGAGGGGTGAGGTGGGTGCCCCACTGCGGCCACTGGGACCGCACCCCCCTCCCTATTCCCAGTCCTGGGCCCAaaccccgccccccccccgccaATTCAACCTGTCCCTGTCCCCGCTTCCAGCCCAAAGGTGTTAGAACTGCTCGGGTTGAGAGCGAGGCTGGTCCACTGTGGCTCGCCCCAGCCCTGCTTCCGATAGCTTACTGGCTCACCCGTGGGGCCCCCCACAGCCCTGCTCCAGCAGCCCCTCAGTCTAGGCTGACCCCACTCCACTCGTGAGCACATTCTCAGGCCTCTCTGGAGGCCACTGGGGAACTGTCCAACCTCCTCCCAACCCCAGGGAGTCATGAGTGGCCTCCACCCTCATCCCCACCTGGGAAATTTTCTAAATTGCCTCCTCTCTCAGCTCTCATCACACAttagtttttcttccttctcaaagCTTCTCTGAAAGCAATTTTCACCTCCtgtctcattttccttctcctgACCAGCATTGGTATGTTCTGTGCCCCCAGCCCCATC of the Rhinopithecus roxellana isolate Shanxi Qingling unplaced genomic scaffold, ASM756505v1 contig3976, whole genome shotgun sequence genome contains:
- the CNOT3 gene encoding CCR4-NOT transcription complex subunit 3 codes for the protein MAERAAISSGIEDPVPTLHLTERDIILSSTSAPPASAQPPLQLSEVNIPLSLGVCPLGPVPLTKEQLYQQAMEEAAWHHMPHPSDSERIRQYLPRNPCPTPPYHHQMPPPHSDTVEFYQRLSTETLFFIFYYLEGTKAQYLAAKALKKQSWRFHTKYMMWFQRHEEPKTITDEFEQGTYIYFDYEKWGQRKKEGFTFEYRYLEDRDLQ